In Eupeodes corollae chromosome 3, idEupCoro1.1, whole genome shotgun sequence, a single genomic region encodes these proteins:
- the LOC129951752 gene encoding stress-activated map kinase-interacting protein 1 translates to MATYNNPHWLLSHIRNSFISTDDTGMCETVMLSDDLPKQYLKKFQTPQQQQRSTIKKVGAKNNPRPPESALSEVDFICYPGLDQSDDEDMDLASQSFDIQMYPEIGAHRFRSNTAQKLEKMDIARRKAARTKCVNFEDQSTVGGERADLFIRKSVPMVADKKNSRLSQELVNSPKQTTNKFVEFSRFDGAAHTGMQTKRINVFINMLPEKERNYPMKICVLANAKIQEVIGFICYRCVIQYPDIPLKSIRHYGLYMTEDNDDMEDFPPLDVREPCSKFGFSHLTLAERRPLAHITRVDYRSLSMTSEDEKAGEAAVHDVHGSGGNLACYEERMMDHNDMIDAPMYRTYKLNIIDKRFFKSEVQLGISGERIEIDQQKNSSKFWTKQKAMTYPIDCIAFCEIVERRQNKSIVRIWIKPQASDGYLSASSKHAALTAISGSPNSPQHFNTTTASSTSSSSSSAPPVRFKHYDFETDPTQAQRILNKMNFILDVRSSDTRREFLAAREKKQEKHGKKKN, encoded by the coding sequence TCCAAACGcctcagcagcagcagcgttCGACGATCAAAAAAGTGGGAGCCAAGAATAATCCCCGACCGCCCGAGAGTGCTTTGAGTGAAGTGGATTTTATTTGCTATCCGGGCCTCGATCAGAGCGATGACGAAGACATGGACCTGGCATCCCAATCATTTGACATACAGATGTACCCGGAAATTGGGGCGCATCGTTTTCGGTCGAACACAGCGCAGAAACTGGAAAAAATGGACATCGCCAGGCGGAAGGCCGCTCGAACGAAATGCGTCAACTTCGAAGACCAGTCGACTGTGGGTGGCGAGAGGGCGGACCTATTCATCCGGAAGTCTGTTCCTATGGTCGCAGACAAAAAGAACAGTCGTCTTTCCCAGGAGTTGGTGAACAGTCCCAAACAGACCACCAACAAGTTTGTGGAGTTCTCGAGATTTGACGGAGCTGCCCACACGGGAATGCAAACCAAACGCATCAACGTCTTCATCAACATGCTCCCCGAGAAGGAACGCAACTATCCCATGAAGATCTGCGTTCTGGCTAACGCGAAGATCCAGGAAGTAATCGGATTTATTTGCTACCGGTGCGTGATTCAGTATCCCGACATCCCACTAAAGTCGATACGCCACTATGGGCTCTATATGACGGAAGACAATGATGACATGGAAGACTTCCCCCCTCTGGACGTCCGAGAACCATGTTCCAAGTTCGGCTTCAGCCACTTGACGCTAGCCGAACGTCGCCCGCTGGCTCATATCACTCGGGTCGACTACCGCTCGCTGTCTATGACCTCCGAAGACGAGAAAGCGGGAGAGGCAGCCGTCCATGACGTGCATGGAAGCGGCGGAAACTTGGCCTGCTACGAGGAACGAATGATGGACCACAATGACATGATCGACGCTCCAATGTATCGAACATACAAACTCAACATAATAGACAAGCGCTTCTTCAAGTCCGAAGTGCAACTGGGCATCTCCGGGGAACGCATTGAAATTGACCAACAGAAGAACTCCTCAAAGTTCTGGACCAAGCAAAAGGCGATGACCTATCCCATCGACTGCATCGCATTCTGCGAAATCGTAGAACGAAGACAGAACAAGTCGATTGTGAGGATTTGGATTAAGCCTCAGGCATCCGATGGGTACTTATCCGCCTCGTCCAAGCACGCTGCTCTGACGGCAATCAGTGGCTCGCCCAACAGCCCGCAGCACTTCAACACCACCACAGCATCGTCaacatcatcgtcgtcatccaGCGCTCCACCAGTCCGCTTCAAACACTACGACTTTGAGACAGATCCCACGCAAGCTCAACGGATCTTGAACAAGATGAATTTCATCCTGGACGTGCGCTCCAGTGACACTCGCAGGGAGTTCCTAGCCGCACGGGAAAAGAAGCAGGAGAAGCATGGAAAGAAAAAGAATTGA
- the LOC129950067 gene encoding SET and MYND domain-containing protein 4: MSLTEISGFFPEYYLNLRNVATETDIEKISQCTSDKKRMEYIDSLEFVRSNDLKIERTFEGKNSSTAAALKEKGNQAFKAMKWLEAMVLYSKSYIALPDEKSAEKSIILANRSATLYHMTKYDETLLDIQRAMDYGYPKDLIYKLYERQARCYLAKKNFSSALLAFQKTVSTLDDAKLPQDKKAKMKFDAVAMITMLQKDPKATKNADKHKEAMVSPGIPDEKSFTSSAIKIDQNKDEGRFARAARDIKVGEEILVEHPFAAVLIEKFAKTHCENCFIRTVIPVACPNCCDVVYCSEKCLKQARESYHKYECGLLETIWRSGASVNCHLALRIIASRPLECFKKIKDEIDVALSIEDIKKLPKNDYRCVSHLVRHENGRTASNFFQHALMARFLTKCLQVSGYFGNPANPEDIILISSLILRNLQFIQFNTHEISELHTSKTKQTEKTVFIGGGIYPTLALFNHSCDPSIVRFFRGTTIHVNTIKPIESGLQISENYGPMYTQETRETRQAKLKDLYWFECSCDPCLENWPRFEEMKVDVIRFRCDAAMACPAIIEVPVNCNDFMVKCVHCGQNTNIFKGLKVMQDTELMTRTAKRLYDVGEYSNALKKFIDLLKIMNEVLAPPFPDYCHCQQSLKDCFLHFGNSYDLE, translated from the exons ATGTCCCTAACCGAAATATCAGGTTTCTTTCCggaatattatttgaatttgcgAAATGTCGCCACCGAAACTGATATCGAAAAGATTTCCCAATGCACCAGTGATAAAAAGCGCATGGAATACATCGATAGTCTGGAATTTGTTCGCAGCAATGACCTGAAAATTGAACGAACTTTTGAAGGGAAAAATAGTTCAACAGCAGCAGCATTGAAGGAAAAGGGCAATCAAGCATTCAAGGCTATGAAATGGCTGGAGGCTATGGTGTTGTATTCCAAAAGCTACATTGCTTTACCGGATGAGAAAA GTGCTGAAAAATCCATAATTTTGGCTAACCGGTCTGCAACTCTATATCATATGACAAAGTACGACGAAACTTTGTTGGACATTCAAAGAGCTATGGATTACGGATACCCCAAGGATTTGatttacaaattgtatgaaaGACAAGCAAGGTGTTATTTGGCGAAAAAGAATTTCAGCAGTGCCTTATTGGCATTTCA AAAAACTGTGTCTACATTAGATGATGCGAAGTTACCACAAGACAAAAAGGCAAAAATGAAATTTGATGCAGTTGCAATGATAACAATGCTCCAAAAGGATCCCAAGGCAACTAAGAACGCTGACAAGCACAAGGAAGCAATGGTAAGCCCTGGCATTCCAGATGAAAAGTCTTTTACCAGCTCGGCTATAAAAATTGATCAAAACAAAGATGAAGGACGATTTGCCAGAGCTGCTCGGGACATCAAAGTTGGTGAAGAGATTCTAGTGGAACACCCTTTTGCTGCGGTGCTGATTGAGAAATTTGCAAAAACTCAttgtgaaaattgttttataag AACTGTTATTCCTGTGGCATGTCCCAACTGCTGTGACGTAGTTTACTGCTCTgaaaaatgcttaaaacaagCCCGTGAATCTTATCACAAATATGAATGTGGCCTGTTGGAAACTATTTGGCGATCTGGAGCGTCTGTAAATTGTCATCTTGCTTTGAGAATCATCGCAAGTCGGCCTTTggagtgttttaaaaaaattaaagatgagATTGATGTTGCATTATCGATCGAAGACATCAAgaa ATTACCAAAGAATGACTATAGATGTGTATCGCACTTGGTTCGCCATGAAAATGGACGAACAGCCTCCAACTTCTTCCAACACGCCCTAATGGCCCGTTTCCTAACTAAATGTCTTCAAGTATCCGGTTACTTTGGAAACCCAGCTAATCCTGAGGATATCATCCTGATAAGTTCTCTGATCTTGAGGAATTTacaatttattcaattcaaCACTCACGAAATATCTGAACTTCATACATCAAAAACTAAGCAGACTGAAAAGACAGTGTTCATTGGAGGTGGTATTTATCCAACCTTGGCTCTATTCAATCACTCCTGTGACCCCAGCATTGTAAG ATTCTTCCGAGGAACCACAATTCATGTGAACACCATTAAGCCAATTGAATCTGGACTTCAAATATCTGAAAACTACGGACCGATGTACACTCAAGAGACTCGTGAAACGCGTCAGGCCAAACTCAAGGATCTATATTGGTTCGAATGTTCGTGTGATCCCTGTTTGGAGAATTGGCCACGATTCGAGGAAATGAAGGTCGATGTCATtcgatttaggtgtgatgcggCCATGGCATGCCCGGCAATAATCGAAGTTCCGGTGAATTGTAACGATTTTATGGTAAAGTGCGTGCATTGCGGACAGAATACCAACATTTTCAAGGGACTTAAAGTAATGCAG GATACTGAACTAATGACCAGAACAGCCAAACGTTTGTATGATGTCGGTGAATACTCGAATGCCCTGAAGAAATTCATTGATCTACTCAAGATTATGAACGAAGTCTTGGCTCCACCTTTTCCAGACTATTGCCATTGTCAGCAAAGTCTAAAAGACTGCTTTTTGCACTTTGGAAATTCATATGATTTGGAATAG
- the LOC129952138 gene encoding uncharacterized protein LOC129952138, producing MMKRMLFVVVLVTVGVIRTSAQDIEPMPLPGPSTSSPLTTSTATSDTNGYETTTPEDVDSTSPTSESSETTETETTPAGETTQDITITSENPDSLGITTEEVSEASTEANESTTDTEANTSTTDNPEERTEETVKTSTEDNKTTASTPEETPGTTDSTPTENNTTSGPTTVSTPRVPSIRPSFPPAQRPLSPPTKRPTDNADRGVSPYLCRLVLQDGRPYYNWIFRVIIVPKECLFCCRIGYFAMEQCTQINPYFCSC from the exons atg ATGAAAAGGATGTTGTTTGTGGTTGTCCTTGTAACTGTCGGTGTTATTCGTACATCTGCACAGGACATAGAACCAATGCCTCTTCCGGGACCTTCAACTAGTAGTCCTTTAACGACATCAACTGCGACATCAGATACAAATGGATATGAAACAACAACGCCGGAGGATGTTGATAGCACATCACCAACGAGTGAATCAAGTGAAACCACAGAAACTGAAACGACTCCAGCTGGGGAGACAACTCAAGATATCACAATCACTTCTGAGAATCCTGACTCATTAGGAATAACAACAGAAGAAGTTTCAGAAGCATCTACTGAAGCAAATGAATCAACAACAGATACAGAGGCGAATACCTCAACAACTGATAATCCAGAGGAAAGGACAGAGGAAACAGTTAAGACTTCAACAGAAGATAATAAAACAACTGCGTCAACTCCAGAAGAAACCCCAGGTACAACAGATTCAACACCAACGGAAAATAATACCACAAGTGGGCCAACGACGGTGTCAACACCTAGAGTTCCCAGCATCAGGCCGTCATTTCCTCCCGCCCAAAGGCCGTTATCTCCTCCTACCAAAAGGCCAACAGATAACGCAGATCGTGGTGTATCACCGTACCTTTGCCGGTTAGTTCTTCAAGATGGAAGGCCATATTATAATTGGATTTTCAGAg TCATAATTGTTCCAAAGGAATGTTTATTCTGCTGTCGAATTGGCTACTTCGCAATGGAACAATGCACACAGATAAATCCGTACTTTTGCAGTTGCTga